The Sediminispirochaeta bajacaliforniensis DSM 16054 genome window below encodes:
- a CDS encoding ATP-binding protein, which yields FQLINTRYERGSIILTSNKTFGKWGEIMADDAVATATLDRLLHHSHVVSLKGDSYRMKDRMKIGAVGF from the coding sequence TTTTCCAGCTCATCAACACCCGGTATGAACGTGGATCTATCATCCTCACTTCAAACAAGACCTTTGGCAAGTGGGGTGAGATTATGGCTGATGATGCGGTCGCCACTGCTACCTTAGACCGGCTCCTACATCATTCGCATGTAGTCAGCCTGAAGGGTGATTCGTATCGCATGAAAGACAGAATGAAAATTGGAGCCGTTGGCTTCTAA